The Flavobacterium sp. 102 genomic interval TCGTGGCCGTAAGCTTTGATTTCGGTGAACACTTGTTCGATAATCTCCACTACTCTTGCGTGAATGATTTTCGACAAATTCTTAAGCGATATCTCTTTTGGATCTCTTCCTCTCAAACCGGGAATGGATACAATTTCGTTGTCTTTATTTTCCCCCGGCCAAGCTGAACCGAATTTTACCTTCAATAACTCTGCCTGTTTTTCGATAATCGAACAACCTTCTTTGATATCATCTGTAATTACGTTTCCGCCAAAAGGCACAACCGCGGTGTGACGAATGATTCCATCTTTAAAAATGGCCAAATCTGTTGTTCCGCCACCGATGTCAATTAAGGCAACGCCGGCTTCTTTTTCTTCCTGACTTAAAACAGCATCTGCTGAAGCCAATGGTTCTAAAGTCAATCCTGATAATTCAATACCCGAACTTTGAATACATCTTCCAACGTTTCTGATGGATGATGCTTGTCCAACTACTACATGGAAACTCGCTTCCAATCTTCCGCCGTACATTCCGATAGGCTCTTTGATTTCCGACTGCCCGTCGATTTTGAATTCTTGTGGCAAAACGTGGATAATCTCTTCTCCCGGAAGCATCGCTAATTTGTTAACTTGGTCGATTAGCAATTGGATATCTCTTCCGCTGATTACTTCTTCAGGATTTGTTCTGATAACGTAATCGGTGTGTTGTATGCTGCGAATGTGTTGTCCGGCAATGCCCACTACCACATCGTTTATTTTGTAACCTGAATTATTTTCTGCTTCAAGAACTGCTTGTTGAATTGACTGAATCGTTTGGGTAATATTATTTACAACACCACGAGCCACTCCGAGACTTTTCGATTTACCGACACCTAAAATTTCCAACTTTCCATACTCATTCTTCTTGCCAATCATGGCCACAATCTTGGTTGTCCCAATGTCTAATCCGACTGCAATATTCTCTTTTTCCATAATCTTCTATTTAATGCACACCACTTGCTTGGTAAACTTCAAATTAATTCTTCGGTACTGGTCCAAAGTGCTATCTAAAACCGCCTTCTGAAAAAAGGCTTTATAATTCTTAAATTTTCTTTCGATGTTAATTGTTATACCGAAATCGATTTGATAATCGTAATTTCTGTTCGCCATAATTAAGCTACCGTTAGGCAAAACTTGTACACCAATGATATTTTTTTTCAAAAAATCATCCTCGGCTATTCTCTTCAAAACTTCAGACAATTTTTCTTTTTTTACTGCTGTAATTTCCCCCGATAACAGTGGCACTCTGGCGGTGTAATTATCTGATAAAGGCATTTTATTTCCCTCATAATCAATATAGAAAGAACCTGTTTCGTCAAACACTCTGCCGACTGGTGTTTTTTGTTCCACCACTGCTTTTAAAACACCATCAACACTCACAAAAACATCAGCTTTTTGA includes:
- a CDS encoding cell division protein FtsQ/DivIB — its product is MKVFTWINIRLVLMITLVIFLFSFTSHRNAMRKVKKTEVVFVGENSLFLKSETVNKLLIEKNQDLKTINKDGLDLNKLEKSINNHQMIQKADVFVSVDGVLKAVVEQKTPVGRVFDETGSFYIDYEGNKMPLSDNYTARVPLLSGEITAVKKEKLSEVLKRIAEDDFLKKNIIGVQVLPNGSLIMANRNYDYQIDFGITINIERKFKNYKAFFQKAVLDSTLDQYRRINLKFTKQVVCIK
- the ftsA gene encoding cell division protein FtsA, whose product is MEKENIAVGLDIGTTKIVAMIGKKNEYGKLEILGVGKSKSLGVARGVVNNITQTIQSIQQAVLEAENNSGYKINDVVVGIAGQHIRSIQHTDYVIRTNPEEVISGRDIQLLIDQVNKLAMLPGEEIIHVLPQEFKIDGQSEIKEPIGMYGGRLEASFHVVVGQASSIRNVGRCIQSSGIELSGLTLEPLASADAVLSQEEKEAGVALIDIGGGTTDLAIFKDGIIRHTAVVPFGGNVITDDIKEGCSIIEKQAELLKVKFGSAWPGENKDNEIVSIPGLRGRDPKEISLKNLSKIIHARVVEIIEQVFTEIKAYGHEDPRKKLIAGIVLTGGGSQLKHIKQLVEYITGMDTRIGYPNEHLAGNSGEEISSPLFATAVGLVMNSIENNSNSAYKIELKEVAQEAPKPIAQQPVFEPKEEEVSNEVVVEEKPEPETTESKIRRSFFDRYVDKIKDFLDNAE